In Aerosakkonema funiforme FACHB-1375, the genomic window TCACTATATCCTCAGCAGTCATAAATTAATTTTATGTGGAAATGAGGAATGTCGAGATAGTTAAATTTATCCATCTTTTCATTTCCCCATTTCAAATATAATCTGGCGTAGTTTAACCCAAATTAAATCAAACGGTAATTCCCGTGGGATTAGCTGTTCCGGTGAGAATGTCTTGGATTTGTTGCACGCTCAAGTTGGGATTTGCTTGCAGCAAGAGAGCAGCGACACCGGAAATATGGGGTGTTGCCATTGATGTGCCATCACTGGTCTCATAGCCTCGGTTTTTCACCGTGGAGATCACATCAACTCCTGGAGCGGATATAAAAGGATAAGACCTACCCGTAGCGCCGACTGGGTTGGAGAAGTCGGCCACTTTTCGGTTGCGATCGACTGCGCCAACAGCGATCGCCAAACCGCTAGCAGCAAGATCCTGACTGAACGGGATAGCTGATTGGAAGGCAGGTTCGCCCGGTTGAACTGCGTTCAGCTTTGCCTTTTCATTTCCAGCTGCGATCGCCACTACTACGCCGCGTTCGCGAGCTAAGCCCAGCACCTGTACGTAGTCGCTATTTTGATCTGGCCCATTTGTTCCCGGATCGTCACCCAAGCTCATGTTAATTACTTTCGCCCCATTGTTGATGGCGTAATTCATAGCAGCGATAATTTGGGAATCTTTACCTCCGCCCGGTTTGCCCAACACTCGCAGCGGCATGATCTGGGCTTCGTAGGCAACTCCAGTGGTTCCTGTACCATTTCTGGAGGCAGCGATCGTTCCGGCTACGTGAGTGCCGTGAGTATCGTCTTCTTTGCCTGGGTTGGGGTCATTATCGTTAGCTACAAAGTCCCAGCCGTTGACATCATCAATATAGCCATTCCCGTCATCATCGATTCTGTTTCCGGCCACTTCTCTGGTGTTCTTCCAGATATTATCTTTGAGGTCTGGGTGATTTAGGGAAACGCCTTCATCCAAAACGGCTACGACAATGCCTTTGCCTGTAATACCTCTAGCGTAAGCTGTCTCGGCATCGATCAAGTTCAAATCGCCGAAATTTCGGCCATCTTCTTCGGTGAGTTTGGCGGCAGCAGTTACTTCTGTTCCGGTAGCCTGTGCCAATGCCGCTCGGACATTAACCAAACCGCGTCCGAAGTAGTAATTAAAACCTTCTGGCTGCGGGGGTATGGGTCGATTTGACGGGTCTGCTGTAGCTGCTGCCGATACGTTCATGGTGTATTTGGTGCTGCCTGATGCCTGCAAAACCCTTACATAGTAGGTACCCGGATCGACTGCACTCAGGTTGAGTACTTCAGGATTTGTACCTGCGGCATCGGATTCGGCGAGAATGTCATCGCGATCGAGTTCGCCATCTTCATTGATGTCTGAAATTAGTTCTAGCTGAGCATCGCTGCTTAAACCGTTGAGGGATATGTTGACAGCACTGGTGGTATCCAAAGTAAAGCCGTAAAGATCTTCTTCGTCTCCATTGCCGACTTCATCGCTAACACTTCTGGTACCTTTAAGGTTGCCCAAGCCGCTGGCAAGGCTGAGGTCTTCGTCGGGGTCTGGGCGATCGCTAGTACGTCCCTCTTCCAAACCAAATTCAATGTAGTGCTCGATCGCGCTCAAACCACGGGGTCTGACCGCTGCCGCCACATCCGGGTACTTTTGCAAATAAAAACCAGTCTCGAAGTCTGGGCCAGGGTTGCGATTTTCATACTGACCGAACTGCACAAAATGTTGATAGCTGGTCAAGGGGTCTGGCGCTGCCGCTGTCGCCGCGACTGCTGCTGCCACGTCTGGGCTGCTTTGCAAATAGAAGCCATTGACAAACTCTGGAATTGGGTCACGTCCTTCCTTTTGCCCGAAATTGACAAAGTGATCGATCGCACTGAGTTGGGGATTATTCACCGCAGCGGCGACATCTGAATACAACTCCAAATAAAAACCTGTATCAAATAAAGCACTCGGATCGCGACGTTCAAATTTACCAAATCGATTGAAGTGATCCAAGCCATTAGCGAATCCGCCACGGGCAACTGCCTGGGCTACATCTGGGTTTTGGGCTAGGTAAAAGCCTTCGTCAAACAGACCGTTGATGTCTAACATGAATGCTTAATCTGTCTTCGGATAGATGACAATAGTTGTAAATTTGATAATATATTTTTTCATTGCAAAAAAGAACTGATAAGTTTCTGCACTTAACAATTTGTATTGTTCTCTTCCCCTGACGGGTGACAAGTGTTGCTGAAACCCTTGTACAGTATGTGTTGTACCACAGCGCTTTTGAAAAAAAATGCACCGATTTTTGGACTTTATTGATACTATTGTCAAGTACCAGTAGCTACAAGTCTCATGAATTCGTTGTTGACCGCAAGATTTTTGGGCTAATTTTTCCAGATGTGACTGAGTTGAAAAGCAGCCCCTGTCAAGCTTTGAGCCATAGTTGTCACCCTGTTAGCAATTCCTGCTAAGAGGGATGACAGCTTAGGCTACTGTTTTACCCCTATTTAACTTCCCCGCTTCATTCTGCCAGTTGCTAATTGTTCAGAATGGGGGAAGCGCTTTAACCATTGCGCCTATGGTGAGGGACTCGCACCCTCACGATCATTAAGTTGTCAAGAGTTTTATTCAACCGATACGAAAGGTTGCACTCTTGCTCCTCGTACACTTTGAGTTATTTTTTTTCGCCGTTTTTCGAGGAAACGAATCGCACCTACCCAGAGGTTTTATATTCTACTGAGCGACAATTATTCTTGAATTTGGGAAAAACTTTCTTGCCTTTAACCTTCTTGGAGTTATCGTAAAATCGAGCTATTGCAGACCAAGACTTTTCACCAGCAGATTGTCTAACCATTGAGTTTAGTTCATTAACAAAGGGGAATTCTTCAGCCAATACAGCGCAATATTTATTAAGGTCGTACCTGCCAATATTCTTGTTATCTATCCAGCAACGCAAGCACTTATTTTGGATGAATTGACAAGTACGGATAGCTTCATCGATAGCACGATATTGTTTGTCTTTTCCTTATACTTTGAACTCATAAACAATCATGGCTTGACCTTTATTTACCACAATTTTATGTTACCACAACAGGGATAAAGTCACTCTCTTATGGGCGAGGTTTTCAACCCAAATTTTTGATAAAGTAAATAAATGTAAAGAATTTTCAGGCAGGACATAATATGCGTTTAATACTCATGACCGGCAAAGGCGGAGTCGGCAAAACCTCCGTCGCCGCCGCTACAGGGCTGCGTTGTGCCGAACTCGGCTATAAAACCCTGGTTCTCAGTACTGACCCGGCTCACTCTTTAGCAGATAGTTTCGATTTGGAACTCGGACACGAACCGCGATTGGTGCGTCCCAACTTGTGGGGTGCGGAACTGGATGCTTTGGTGGAACTGGAACAGAATTGGGGCGCAGTCAAGCGCTATATCACCCAGGTTTTGCAGGCGCGGGGACTGGAAGGCGTGCAGGCTGAAGAATTGGCTATCTTACCGGGGATGGATGAAATTTTTGGCCTGGTACGTATGAAGCGCCACTATGATGAGGGTGAGTATGATGTGCTGATTATTGACTCGGCTCCCACGGGTACAGCGCTGCGGTTGCTAAGCTTACCGGAAGTCAGCGGCTGGTATATGCGGCGATTCTATAAGCCGTTACAAGGTATTTCGGTGGCGCTCAGACCTTTGGTGGAACCGATTTTTAGGCCGATCGCGGGTTTTTCTCTGCCTGATAAGGAAGTAATGGACGCTCCTTATGAATTTTACGAACAAATAGAAGCTTTGGAAAAGGTATTAACGGATAACTCCCAAACATCGGTGCGTTTGGTCACAAATCCCGAAAAAATGGTGATTAAAGAATCTTTACGCGCTCATGCTTATTTGAGTCTGTACAATGTTGCCACAGATTTGGTAGTTGCAAATCGGATTATTCCAGAGCAAGTTACCGATCCATTCTTCCAACGTTGGAAGGAAAACCAACAGCAATATCGCCAGGAAATTCACGAGAATTTTCTACCGCTACCGGTGAAGGAAGTGCCCCTATTTTCGGAAGAAATGTGCGGTTTACCAGCTTTAGAACGTTTGAAAGAAATGCTTTATGCTGGGGAAGATCCGACGCAAGTTTATTATCGGGAAACTACAGTTAGAGTGGTACAAGATAAAAATCAGTACACTTTGGAGTTGTATTTGCCAGGTATTGCTAAAGACCAAATCCAACTAACTAAAACTGGTGATGAATTAAATGTCCGCATTGGCAATCATCGCCGCAATTTGGTGTTACCTCAAGCTTTGGCGGCTTTGCAACCCTCTGGGGCGAAGATGGAGGAAGATTATCTGAAAATTCGGTTTGGTGAAGCGGTAAGGGTTTAGCAGCTGAACGGCCTAATTTTTAGCAGTCATAGAAACCCGGTTTCTTGAAGAAACCGGGTTTCTGTTTCTTGAAGGGTTTCTGTATTTTTTTTGATAAATTATTTGGGATTGGTAGTAGCTAGTGAGGGCTTGATACTTCTGTCTTTGTGTCGATCGATCGGAAAAACGCTGTAACTTGTGTACAGTATCCTTGTTTTGACTAACCATCTCCTCCCACAAGGTAGAGTTTTGACCCAGAAGTAAAAATAATTATCCCTCTCTAATGGCAGAAGGTAGCTTAGTAAAGAATTATTTACATTACTTAATAACACCACTACACAGACAACGCACTGACTCAAAACGGAGTTTGAACTATGACTAACACACCACAACAAACAACCAATCCCTACGAGGCTCAATTCCAACGTAAATACGGCGAGTTTGCAACTAAATTTGAATTTGGTTCAAACCCCAGCGCTGAAATTTGGAATGGTCGTCTAGCGATGATTGGCTTCCTGATTGCGATCGTTGTTGAGCTAACAACTGGCCAAAAGTTTATTAACTATTTGGGATTCTAATAGGTTTCATATCTATTACTGTCATACTCAACGAAGCTTGAAATGGCAGAAAAATAGGGAACTCTTAGCTTAGCAGAGTTCCCTATTTTTGAGAGTCTCAGTTGATGCGATCGCACGCTCAGTACAACTCTAACTTGGTGCAGTATATCTTGTATCTAACAGTGCGATCGCCACTTAAGAGATTTCCTTGTTTTCTTGAATTTCCCAACGAAAAAGTCTTGGTAATTGTGCTAAATCCAAGGCGTAGTTTCCACTCCACAAGACAATCTCTACTATTAATAAATAGCGTATCCAAATCAAATCGGTTTCAGGACTGAGGAATTTCAAACCCTCATACAGTTGCCAAACACGGTAAGGCAGGTACAAATAGGGAACCATCACCCAGACGACCGTGCGAAACTGCCTCAGTGTCAAAATTTCCGATAAAATTTGCAATCCCAGCATCACAAAGTAGGGAATAAGTACAGTTAATACGCTGCTGTAACGCCACCAAACGCCCCACAGAAACATTGCCAGCAGGGGTATTACGATTCCGACTATCTGTATCGTACCGAACCAGATTTTATACCACCCAGGTAGAGGTTGGGGAAGGGTGAAGGGTTTTAAGTGTCTCCACGCCCAACCTACCACTACTGTAAAAGCTGTGGCAAGTAGGAAGAAAACGAGGTTTTCGATAAATAGGTATAGATTGGAGTTCATGTATAATATTATCGAACTTTCTTAGTTCCTATGGTTGACTTTTGATGTGGAAGTGTTATGGCGAACTGGTTAGGGATGGGGTAAATGTGCGATCGCCATCAAGTTTAGCAAGTGCGAGATGGGTATGACACGATATGCGATCGCTTATTTGTAAAAAGTCAATAATTGTTTCGGCAATACCTTTTGATGCTAGGTAGGGAACACCATTCCCGATTGTTTTAAACATATTAGTAAGTGACATATTTGATGGCAGAACAAAGTTTTTTGGCAAAGATTGAATCGCGAGTGCTTCAGCTACTGTAAGTCGGCGAACTTTATATGGATGTAAATGTACTTCGTTATTTCCGTAGCAGGCTGTTGGCGAGTAGCGCCATCGATGAAGACGCTTATAAGATTTTTTGGAATCATCTCCTTCATCGACGGAAGCAAATCTTTTCAGACCTGCTTTGGGTTTAAAATAATGTTGTCCGTTCGGATGATTGAGGACATCGTTTTTTTCAAACCAATATTCTGCTGTTAGCTGTTGTGGTATACCATCAGGACAAGGCAATATAAAATCTTCCCTAAATGGCGCAGTGGAAGGCCAAGGATATGCGAAAGCTTGCTGTCTGGGATACAAAATATGTTTTGTCCAAGGAAAAGCTGTTTCGGGAAGTAGCTTTTGGTTATAATTAACTTTAATGCCGATATTTTTGATTAAGTTGGTATGAAAACCAATCAGGATAATTCTGTCTCTATCCTGGGGGACGCCGTATTCGATCGCATTAATTAGACGTTCTACTAATATATATCCAAATTGATTAAGTCGAGCCTTAAGATTTTCAAAAAAAGTACGGTGTTTTTTGGTTCTCCACAGTCCTTTGACATTCTCAAATAAAAAGAAATCTGGTTTTTGTTGACAAATCAATTCAACATAAGCGGCAGAAAGCTTACCATTGTCTCCTTCCGCACCGCGATTTTTGCCACCAACTGAAAAATCAGGACAAGGAGGGCCACCGATAAAGCCAATAATATCGGTATTTTTGCGTGCATCCTGAATTAGTTGCTGGAGTCTTTGCGCTTGTTCGGCTTCGGTTAGTTTAGTCACATCTGCTGCTTCTCCCTCATGGTATCCGTATGCTGGTGAGTGTAGGTTAAGACATTGCCTTGAATAACGATATGCTTGCATAAACGGTGCATAAATTTCGTTGACATAAGC contains:
- a CDS encoding S8 family serine peptidase yields the protein MLDINGLFDEGFYLAQNPDVAQAVARGGFANGLDHFNRFGKFERRDPSALFDTGFYLELYSDVAAAVNNPQLSAIDHFVNFGQKEGRDPIPEFVNGFYLQSSPDVAAAVAATAAAPDPLTSYQHFVQFGQYENRNPGPDFETGFYLQKYPDVAAAVRPRGLSAIEHYIEFGLEEGRTSDRPDPDEDLSLASGLGNLKGTRSVSDEVGNGDEEDLYGFTLDTTSAVNISLNGLSSDAQLELISDINEDGELDRDDILAESDAAGTNPEVLNLSAVDPGTYYVRVLQASGSTKYTMNVSAAATADPSNRPIPPQPEGFNYYFGRGLVNVRAALAQATGTEVTAAAKLTEEDGRNFGDLNLIDAETAYARGITGKGIVVAVLDEGVSLNHPDLKDNIWKNTREVAGNRIDDDGNGYIDDVNGWDFVANDNDPNPGKEDDTHGTHVAGTIAASRNGTGTTGVAYEAQIMPLRVLGKPGGGKDSQIIAAMNYAINNGAKVINMSLGDDPGTNGPDQNSDYVQVLGLARERGVVVAIAAGNEKAKLNAVQPGEPAFQSAIPFSQDLAASGLAIAVGAVDRNRKVADFSNPVGATGRSYPFISAPGVDVISTVKNRGYETSDGTSMATPHISGVAALLLQANPNLSVQQIQDILTGTANPTGITV
- a CDS encoding TRC40/GET3/ArsA family transport-energizing ATPase, whose translation is MRLILMTGKGGVGKTSVAAATGLRCAELGYKTLVLSTDPAHSLADSFDLELGHEPRLVRPNLWGAELDALVELEQNWGAVKRYITQVLQARGLEGVQAEELAILPGMDEIFGLVRMKRHYDEGEYDVLIIDSAPTGTALRLLSLPEVSGWYMRRFYKPLQGISVALRPLVEPIFRPIAGFSLPDKEVMDAPYEFYEQIEALEKVLTDNSQTSVRLVTNPEKMVIKESLRAHAYLSLYNVATDLVVANRIIPEQVTDPFFQRWKENQQQYRQEIHENFLPLPVKEVPLFSEEMCGLPALERLKEMLYAGEDPTQVYYRETTVRVVQDKNQYTLELYLPGIAKDQIQLTKTGDELNVRIGNHRRNLVLPQALAALQPSGAKMEEDYLKIRFGEAVRV
- a CDS encoding chlorophyll a/b-binding protein; the encoded protein is MTNTPQQTTNPYEAQFQRKYGEFATKFEFGSNPSAEIWNGRLAMIGFLIAIVVELTTGQKFINYLGF
- a CDS encoding DNA cytosine methyltransferase is translated as MIDRPKIFSFFSGSGFLDLGFELNGFDIAYVNEIYAPFMQAYRYSRQCLNLHSPAYGYHEGEAADVTKLTEAEQAQRLQQLIQDARKNTDIIGFIGGPPCPDFSVGGKNRGAEGDNGKLSAAYVELICQQKPDFFLFENVKGLWRTKKHRTFFENLKARLNQFGYILVERLINAIEYGVPQDRDRIILIGFHTNLIKNIGIKVNYNQKLLPETAFPWTKHILYPRQQAFAYPWPSTAPFREDFILPCPDGIPQQLTAEYWFEKNDVLNHPNGQHYFKPKAGLKRFASVDEGDDSKKSYKRLHRWRYSPTACYGNNEVHLHPYKVRRLTVAEALAIQSLPKNFVLPSNMSLTNMFKTIGNGVPYLASKGIAETIIDFLQISDRISCHTHLALAKLDGDRTFTPSLTSSP